One Sphingomonas sabuli genomic region harbors:
- a CDS encoding DUF2200 domain-containing protein, giving the protein MTHRVFTTSVASVYKHYIAKAAKKGRGRDEVDAVTRWLTGYSQDQLVAALDDGTDFRTFFDQAPAMNPARSLVTGSVCGVKVQEVEDPLMREIRILDKLVDELSKGRSMDKVLRTPA; this is encoded by the coding sequence ATGACCCACCGCGTCTTCACCACCAGCGTCGCCAGCGTCTACAAACATTATATCGCCAAGGCGGCGAAGAAGGGGCGGGGCCGCGACGAAGTCGACGCGGTGACCCGCTGGCTGACCGGCTATTCCCAAGACCAGCTGGTCGCGGCGCTGGACGACGGCACCGATTTTCGCACCTTTTTCGACCAGGCGCCGGCGATGAACCCGGCCCGCAGCCTGGTGACGGGCAGCGTGTGCGGGGTGAAGGTGCAGGAGGTCGAGGACCCGTTGATGCGCGAGATCCGGATCCTCGACAAATTGGTCGACGAGCTGTCCAAGGGCCGGTCGATGGACAAGGTGCTGCGCACCCCCGCCTAG
- a CDS encoding thermonuclease family protein has protein sequence MRRLQALALAAILLVAGLALDPVLVDPPFFLQSGREHVSARFTRCGIGRGHACVIDGDTFKLGQRKIRIIGIDAPEIEGQCPAERRQAAAAAAELQRLLNQGPFVMIGRIDDMRDRYGRDLRSIERDRPGGATQSIAEAMREGGFARRYAGFKMGWC, from the coding sequence TTGCGCCGCCTGCAAGCGCTGGCGCTCGCCGCGATCCTGCTTGTCGCCGGGCTGGCGCTCGATCCCGTCCTCGTCGACCCGCCCTTCTTCCTGCAAAGCGGTCGGGAGCATGTCAGCGCGCGCTTCACCCGCTGCGGCATCGGGCGCGGCCATGCCTGCGTGATCGACGGCGACACGTTCAAGCTGGGCCAGCGCAAGATCCGCATCATCGGCATCGATGCGCCGGAAATCGAAGGCCAGTGTCCCGCCGAACGGCGGCAGGCCGCCGCCGCCGCGGCGGAGCTGCAGCGCCTGCTCAACCAGGGGCCGTTCGTGATGATCGGCCGGATCGACGACATGCGGGACCGCTACGGCCGCGACTTGCGTTCTATCGAGCGCGACCGGCCCGGCGGCGCCACGCAATCGATCGCGGAGGCGATGCGAGAGGGCGGGTTCGCCCGCCGCTATGCCGGGTTCAAGATGGGGTGGTGCTGA
- a CDS encoding DsrE family protein, producing the protein MTNPRLAVPALIAAAIGLAAASPAVAAPQDFHAGPAIPAFGKVARVDSDMALPADATWKHSFDVAAGDKGKFNRGLESAARLANMMAEAGVAGDRMRIAIVVHGPAVLDVANARRYAAAYPGAANPNAALVAALVAAGMDVWVCGQSAVGQDVAKADLLPGVKMAVSAMTAHAELQRQGYSINPF; encoded by the coding sequence GTGACTAATCCCCGACTTGCCGTCCCCGCGCTGATCGCCGCCGCGATCGGCCTCGCCGCCGCGTCGCCCGCCGTCGCCGCGCCGCAGGATTTCCACGCCGGTCCCGCCATCCCCGCCTTCGGCAAGGTGGCCCGGGTCGACAGCGACATGGCGCTGCCCGCGGACGCGACGTGGAAGCACAGCTTCGACGTGGCCGCAGGCGACAAGGGCAAGTTCAATCGCGGCCTCGAAAGCGCGGCCCGGCTGGCGAACATGATGGCGGAAGCGGGCGTCGCGGGCGACCGGATGCGGATCGCCATCGTCGTCCACGGCCCGGCGGTCCTCGATGTCGCCAACGCCCGGCGGTATGCCGCCGCTTATCCGGGCGCCGCCAACCCCAATGCCGCACTGGTCGCGGCGCTGGTCGCCGCCGGGATGGACGTCTGGGTGTGTGGGCAGAGCGCGGTCGGACAGGATGTCGCCAAGGCCGACCTGCTGCCGGGCGTGAAGATGGCGGTTTCGGCGATGACCGCGCATGCGGAGCTGCAGCGGCAGGGCTATTCGATCAACCCGTTCTGA
- a CDS encoding response regulator transcription factor, with product MTNIERKARVPNPALWGDSPADQEPDVAQRVAKLTDGQLDCLRLVANHLSSKEIAVELGISPHTVDQRIRQSLATLGVARRSQAARIVARHREPYQSLIHQPPYIEGEPAAGDEDGAVSNQIRHAGRAGETWGGSGFQTEQKRGSSWSSLQLPFATRSHPRNEMSVGLRLLWIVVIAIGAAFSAGMYLAGLESLARMMQS from the coding sequence ATGACAAACATTGAAAGGAAGGCTCGGGTGCCGAATCCCGCGCTATGGGGCGATAGTCCCGCGGATCAGGAGCCAGATGTCGCGCAGCGCGTGGCCAAGTTGACCGACGGTCAGCTCGATTGCCTGCGCCTGGTCGCGAATCACCTTTCTTCCAAGGAGATCGCGGTCGAGCTGGGAATTTCCCCGCATACGGTCGACCAGCGCATCCGCCAGTCGCTGGCGACGCTTGGCGTAGCCCGCCGGTCGCAGGCCGCGCGCATCGTCGCGCGCCACCGCGAACCATATCAAAGCTTGATACATCAACCGCCGTACATTGAGGGCGAGCCCGCCGCGGGCGACGAAGACGGCGCGGTCAGCAATCAGATTCGGCACGCTGGCCGCGCAGGGGAGACTTGGGGCGGTTCGGGCTTTCAAACCGAGCAAAAGCGCGGGTCGTCCTGGTCTTCCCTGCAATTGCCGTTCGCAACCAGGAGCCACCCCCGGAATGAGATGAGTGTCGGCCTCCGGTTGCTCTGGATCGTCGTGATCGCGATCGGGGCAGCGTTTTCGGCGGGCATGTACCTTGCCGGGCTCGAGAGCCTCGCACGGATGATGCAAAGCTAG
- the rlmB gene encoding 23S rRNA (guanosine(2251)-2'-O)-methyltransferase RlmB, which translates to MGRRKKSHQGRGTVARPRFWGRHAVAAALDNPRRTIVKAWATGEAAEFMQFPADVAVTLADVADLGRLVPKDAPHQGVVIEAEPLEDIWLDELLADAPERSTLLVLDQVTDPHNVGAILRSAAAFGAVGIVTQDRHSPPEGGALAKAASGALETVRWARVVNLARALGEIAEAGFWRIGLAGDADLDIKDALGPGRVALVLGAEGPGMRSNTREHCDAIARLPITSAVESLNVSNAAAVALYAASVA; encoded by the coding sequence ATGGGCCGCCGTAAAAAATCGCACCAAGGCCGCGGGACGGTTGCCCGCCCCCGTTTCTGGGGCCGCCACGCGGTCGCCGCGGCGCTCGACAATCCGCGGCGCACCATCGTCAAGGCGTGGGCGACCGGCGAAGCGGCGGAGTTCATGCAGTTCCCGGCCGACGTTGCCGTTACCCTGGCCGACGTCGCCGACCTTGGCCGGCTGGTTCCCAAGGATGCGCCGCACCAGGGCGTGGTGATCGAGGCCGAGCCGCTGGAAGACATCTGGCTCGACGAATTGCTGGCCGACGCGCCGGAACGGTCGACCCTGCTGGTGCTGGACCAGGTCACCGATCCGCATAATGTCGGCGCGATCCTGCGTTCGGCGGCGGCATTCGGCGCCGTCGGCATCGTTACCCAGGACCGTCATTCCCCTCCGGAGGGCGGCGCGCTGGCAAAGGCCGCGTCGGGCGCGCTGGAAACCGTCCGCTGGGCGCGGGTGGTCAATCTGGCCCGAGCGCTCGGCGAAATTGCCGAAGCGGGCTTCTGGCGGATCGGGCTGGCCGGCGACGCGGACCTCGACATCAAGGACGCGCTCGGCCCCGGCCGGGTGGCGCTGGTGCTGGGCGCCGAAGGTCCGGGGATGCGGTCCAACACGCGCGAGCATTGCGACGCCATCGCCCGGCTGCCGATCACCAGCGCGGTCGAAAGCCTCAACGTTTCCAACGCGGCCGCGGTCGCGCTCTACGCGGCCAGCGTCGCCTGA
- a CDS encoding DNA-3-methyladenine glycosylase family protein, whose protein sequence is MVRSAKSMREAVEVLAKREKAFGELLERHGIPEPRTSEPGAHTLLRTIVGQQVSVAAARSMWGKLEAAYGSPPDLAAILTASDEDLRAAGLSRQKAGYARSLAGLVLNGELDLAALPADDEEAIAQLVQIKGIGRWSAEIYLLFAEGRPDVWPAGDLAVQIEIGRLLGLDGRPSEKEVRELGERWRPHRGAAAILAWHSYNSAVL, encoded by the coding sequence ATGGTGCGCAGCGCCAAGAGCATGCGCGAGGCGGTCGAGGTGCTGGCGAAGCGCGAAAAGGCATTCGGCGAATTGCTTGAGCGCCATGGCATTCCCGAGCCGCGCACCAGCGAACCCGGCGCACACACCCTGCTGCGCACGATCGTCGGGCAACAGGTCAGCGTTGCCGCGGCGCGGTCGATGTGGGGCAAGCTGGAGGCCGCCTACGGCTCTCCGCCCGACCTCGCCGCGATCCTGACGGCCAGCGACGAGGACCTGCGCGCCGCGGGCCTGTCGCGGCAAAAGGCGGGCTATGCGCGCAGTCTTGCCGGGCTGGTGCTCAATGGCGAGCTCGACCTTGCCGCTCTGCCCGCGGATGATGAGGAAGCCATCGCGCAACTGGTGCAGATCAAGGGCATCGGCCGCTGGTCGGCGGAGATTTACCTGCTGTTCGCTGAAGGCCGGCCCGATGTGTGGCCGGCGGGCGACCTGGCCGTGCAGATCGAGATCGGGCGGCTGCTCGGCCTCGACGGCCGGCCGTCCGAAAAGGAAGTGCGCGAACTTGGCGAACGCTGGCGACCGCATCGCGGCGCCGCGGCGATCCTCGCCTGGCACAGTTATAATTCGGCGGTGCTCTAG